In one Pseudomonas sp. MM211 genomic region, the following are encoded:
- a CDS encoding penicillin-binding protein 1A: MMRLLKFFCWSVIAVFCALLLSVSGAFLYLSPTLPSVDALRSIELQIPLRVYSSDGKLIAEFGEMRRSPIAFADIPPDFTSALLAAEDDNFANHYGVDLTSLMRAATQLLKTGQIQSGGSTITMQVAKNFFLTSERSFSRKITEILLALQIERELSKNEILELYVNKIYLGHRAYGIEAAAQVYYGKSIKDLSLSQLATIAGLPKAPSSFNPLTNPTRAKERRDWILGRMLRLGRIDQARYETALAEPVDASYHVKTPEVPAPYVAEMARAEMVGRYGSDAYTQGFNVTTTVPSDLQLMANKALRDGLIDYDQRHGYRGPESRLPGMTRETWQAELSKQGTRGGLDPAIVTQVEKSGILVLTRSGSEEAVSWDSMKWARPFLNTNSLGPRPQQPADVVQIGDLIRVQRQDDESLRFVQLPSAQSALVSLDPQNGAIRALVGGFSFEQSNYNRAIQAKRQPGSSFKPFIYSAALDNGYTASSLLNDAPIVFVDDYMDQVWRPKNDNNTFLGPIRLREALYKSRNLVSIRLLQAMGIEQTLTYIERFGFNRQDLPRNLSLALGTANLTPMEIATGWTTFANGGHKVQPYLIQRIDNRHGDPQFIANPPTVPNSTQIEVPPPVNEEGVMSTAEAAPTQLPEAPDPVDAERILDERTAYIMTSMLQDVIKRGTGRRAMALGRTDLAGKTGTTNESKDSWFSGYNADYVTTVWAGFDQPESLGRNEYGGTVALPIWMGYMGAALKDKPNHTPSEPDGILTLRVDPHSGRAAAPGTPDAYFELFKSEDSPPPMNELDPGMGAPGSPLPADEAAPIDLF; encoded by the coding sequence TTGATGCGTTTGCTGAAGTTTTTCTGCTGGTCCGTTATCGCTGTTTTTTGTGCGCTACTACTCAGCGTCAGCGGTGCCTTCCTCTACCTGAGCCCGACTCTACCCTCTGTCGATGCCTTGCGCAGCATAGAGCTGCAGATTCCGCTTCGGGTCTACAGCAGCGATGGAAAACTCATTGCCGAATTCGGAGAAATGCGCCGTTCACCCATCGCATTCGCCGACATACCGCCTGATTTCACCAGCGCTCTACTCGCTGCAGAAGACGACAACTTCGCAAACCATTATGGCGTTGATCTTACAAGCCTGATGCGCGCTGCCACGCAATTATTGAAAACGGGGCAAATTCAGTCAGGCGGCAGCACCATCACCATGCAGGTGGCGAAAAACTTCTTTCTCACCAGCGAGCGTAGCTTCTCACGCAAGATCACCGAAATCCTCTTGGCTCTGCAGATAGAACGCGAGCTGAGCAAGAACGAAATCCTCGAGTTGTACGTCAACAAAATCTACCTGGGTCACCGTGCCTATGGAATTGAGGCTGCTGCTCAAGTCTATTACGGCAAATCCATCAAAGACTTGAGCCTGTCGCAGCTTGCGACGATAGCCGGTCTTCCCAAGGCACCTTCGAGCTTCAACCCGCTGACCAATCCGACTCGCGCCAAAGAGCGTCGGGACTGGATCCTCGGCCGCATGCTTCGTCTAGGCCGCATTGACCAGGCCCGTTACGAAACGGCACTCGCCGAACCTGTAGACGCCAGCTATCACGTGAAGACACCGGAAGTTCCGGCGCCCTATGTCGCCGAAATGGCCCGCGCCGAAATGGTCGGTCGCTACGGCAGCGATGCTTACACCCAAGGTTTCAACGTCACCACCACGGTGCCCAGCGACCTGCAACTGATGGCCAACAAAGCACTGCGCGACGGTCTGATCGATTACGACCAGCGACATGGCTACCGTGGCCCGGAAAGCCGTCTACCCGGAATGACCCGGGAAACCTGGCAGGCTGAACTGAGCAAACAGGGCACACGGGGCGGACTGGATCCCGCCATCGTTACTCAGGTCGAGAAAAGCGGCATCCTGGTGCTGACTCGCAGCGGCAGCGAGGAAGCGGTGTCCTGGGACAGCATGAAATGGGCTCGCCCCTTCCTCAATACCAACAGCCTGGGGCCACGACCACAGCAGCCCGCTGATGTGGTGCAGATCGGCGACCTGATTCGCGTGCAGCGCCAGGACGATGAGAGCCTGCGATTCGTACAACTACCTAGCGCGCAGAGCGCCCTGGTTTCTCTGGATCCGCAGAATGGTGCGATTCGCGCCCTGGTCGGCGGTTTCTCCTTCGAGCAGAGCAACTACAACCGTGCCATACAGGCCAAACGTCAGCCGGGGTCGAGCTTCAAGCCCTTTATCTACAGTGCCGCACTGGACAACGGCTACACCGCTTCCAGCCTGCTCAACGATGCACCTATCGTCTTTGTCGACGACTACATGGATCAAGTCTGGCGTCCGAAGAATGACAACAACACTTTCCTCGGCCCCATCCGCTTGCGCGAGGCGCTCTACAAGTCGCGCAATCTGGTGTCGATTCGCCTACTACAGGCCATGGGCATAGAGCAGACGCTGACCTATATCGAGCGCTTTGGCTTCAACCGCCAAGACCTGCCACGCAATCTATCTCTGGCGCTAGGCACCGCGAACCTAACACCCATGGAAATCGCTACCGGCTGGACGACGTTCGCCAACGGCGGGCACAAGGTTCAGCCTTACCTGATCCAGCGCATCGACAACCGCCATGGTGATCCGCAGTTCATCGCCAACCCACCAACCGTACCCAACAGCACGCAAATCGAAGTACCGCCCCCGGTGAATGAGGAAGGCGTGATGAGCACCGCCGAGGCAGCTCCGACGCAGTTGCCGGAGGCGCCAGACCCGGTGGACGCTGAACGCATTCTTGACGAACGCACCGCCTACATCATGACCAGCATGCTGCAGGACGTGATCAAGCGCGGCACGGGACGCCGCGCCATGGCACTGGGACGAACCGATCTGGCAGGCAAGACCGGCACCACCAACGAATCGAAGGACAGCTGGTTCTCCGGCTACAACGCCGACTACGTGACGACGGTGTGGGCTGGCTTCGACCAACCGGAAAGTCTCGGCCGTAACGAGTACGGCGGCACGGTAGCTCTGCCGATCTGGATGGGTTACATGGGCGCGGCACTCAAAGACAAGCCCAACCATACACCGAGCGAGCCGGACGGCATCCTCACCCTGCGCGTCGATCCGCACAGCGGTCGCGCTGCGGCACCAGGAACGCCGGATGCCTACTTCGAGCTGTTCAAGAGCGAAGACTCGCCGCCACCAATGAACGAACTCGACCCAGGAATGGGCGCGCCTGGTAGCCCGCTACCTGCCGACGAGGCCGCGCCGATCGACCTGTTCTAA
- a CDS encoding pilus assembly protein PilM — translation MLGLFSKKANTLLGIDISSTSVKLLELSRSGSRYKVEAYAVEPLPANAVVEKNIAELEGVGEALSRLLAKAKTNVRTVAVAVAGSAVITKTIEMESGLSDDELENQLKLEADQYIPYPLEEVAIDFEVQGTSPRNSDRVEVLLAACRKENVEVREAALALAGLTAKVVDVEAYALERAYNLLSEQLGGVHDELTVAVVDIGATMTTLSVLHNGRTIYTREQLFGGRQLTEEIQRRYGLSVDEAGLAKKQGGLPDDYESEVLQPFKDALVQQVSRSLQFFFAAGQYNDVDYILLAGGTASIPDLDRLIQQKIGTQTLVANPFADMALSGKVNAGALASDAPALMIACGLAMRSFD, via the coding sequence GTGCTAGGGCTCTTCAGTAAGAAAGCGAATACGCTTTTGGGGATCGATATAAGTTCGACCTCCGTCAAGCTCCTCGAATTGAGTCGCTCAGGAAGCCGCTACAAGGTAGAGGCTTATGCTGTCGAGCCGCTCCCCGCCAATGCTGTCGTCGAGAAAAATATCGCCGAGCTCGAGGGTGTCGGTGAGGCGCTGTCGCGCTTGCTGGCCAAGGCGAAGACCAATGTGCGTACGGTGGCAGTCGCTGTTGCAGGCTCTGCGGTCATCACCAAGACCATTGAGATGGAATCTGGGCTTTCGGATGACGAGTTGGAAAATCAGCTGAAGTTGGAAGCCGACCAGTACATCCCTTATCCGCTTGAAGAGGTGGCGATCGATTTCGAAGTTCAGGGCACGTCCCCGCGCAACTCGGATCGCGTTGAAGTGCTGCTGGCTGCCTGCCGCAAGGAAAACGTCGAAGTTCGCGAGGCTGCCCTGGCGTTGGCTGGGCTGACTGCCAAAGTGGTGGATGTCGAAGCCTATGCCTTGGAGCGTGCCTACAACTTGCTCTCCGAGCAGTTGGGTGGTGTCCATGATGAGCTGACCGTCGCAGTGGTCGACATTGGCGCGACCATGACCACGCTCAGCGTGCTGCACAACGGGCGCACCATCTACACCCGCGAACAGCTGTTCGGTGGCCGGCAATTGACTGAAGAAATTCAGCGCCGTTATGGCCTTTCCGTCGACGAAGCGGGTCTTGCGAAAAAGCAGGGTGGTCTGCCCGACGATTACGAAAGCGAGGTACTGCAGCCGTTCAAGGATGCACTTGTGCAGCAGGTCTCCCGTTCGCTGCAATTCTTCTTTGCCGCCGGCCAGTACAACGATGTCGATTACATCCTGTTGGCGGGCGGGACGGCGTCGATCCCGGATCTTGATCGACTCATTCAGCAGAAAATCGGTACCCAGACGTTGGTCGCCAATCCATTCGCAGACATGGCCCTGAGTGGCAAGGTCAATGCGGGTGCGCTGGCCAGTGATGCGCCGGCACTGATGATTGCCTGCGGCCTGGCGATGAGGAGTTTCGACTGA
- a CDS encoding PilN domain-containing protein, with translation MARINLLPWREQLREERKQRFLVSLGGLLVASAALIFLGDQYLNGEIENQQARNDYVRKEIAVLDTRIAEISELRTRRQQLLERMKIIQDLQGNRPIIGRVFDQMVRTLPDGVYFTGVKMTDKTIAIVGAAESNSRVSKLMRDMDASDWLASPNLTEVKAVTAGAVDQANTFQLTVQQAQPVKQETEVKP, from the coding sequence ATGGCGCGGATTAACCTCCTTCCCTGGCGCGAACAACTGCGCGAAGAGCGCAAGCAGCGCTTTCTGGTTTCGTTGGGCGGCTTGCTGGTCGCTTCTGCAGCGCTGATTTTCTTGGGCGATCAGTACCTTAATGGCGAAATCGAAAATCAACAGGCGCGCAACGACTATGTGCGTAAGGAAATCGCTGTGTTGGATACGCGTATCGCTGAAATCAGCGAACTGCGCACGCGCCGCCAGCAGTTGCTCGAGCGGATGAAGATCATTCAGGATTTGCAGGGCAATCGTCCGATCATTGGCCGTGTGTTTGATCAGATGGTGCGAACGCTGCCTGACGGCGTGTATTTCACTGGTGTGAAAATGACCGATAAGACCATTGCGATCGTCGGTGCGGCCGAATCCAATAGTCGGGTTTCCAAGTTGATGCGTGATATGGACGCCTCCGACTGGTTGGCATCTCCCAATCTGACCGAGGTCAAGGCCGTTACCGCCGGTGCGGTGGATCAGGCCAATACCTTCCAGTTGACCGTGCAGCAAGCGCAGCCAGTCAAGCAAGAAACGGAGGTCAAGCCATGA